The following are encoded together in the Asticcacaulis sp. genome:
- a CDS encoding 2-keto-4-pentenoate hydratase, translating to MSHKSIADRFTAARRTATALPDYPGDLPAGMADAYAIQDAAIDQWHQKLVGWKIARIHPDFQARHGERMAGPIFANSFREYQGEPLTYPIFTDGFGAVEAEFVLRIDHDADPEKTSYTEEEALRLCDGLYAGVEVAGSPFPKINELGPTVTASDFGNNFGEILGPRLLEIDSDTTLDTVRPEALKNYRSKTEIDGQVVGVGGLFVMPGGPFQALAWLAGHLAVRGRPLTRGLLISTGQTTGVHRILPGQTSVITFSGVADVVIELKTVPLTVGAPEIA from the coding sequence ATGTCCCATAAGTCCATCGCCGATCGTTTCACGGCCGCCCGGCGCACGGCGACCGCCCTGCCGGATTATCCCGGCGACCTGCCGGCCGGCATGGCGGATGCCTATGCCATTCAGGATGCGGCGATCGATCAGTGGCACCAGAAACTGGTCGGCTGGAAAATCGCCCGCATTCATCCCGATTTTCAAGCGCGACACGGCGAGCGCATGGCCGGACCGATCTTCGCCAACAGCTTCCGTGAATACCAGGGCGAGCCCCTGACCTATCCGATTTTCACCGACGGTTTCGGTGCGGTCGAGGCCGAGTTCGTCCTGCGGATCGACCACGATGCCGATCCGGAAAAGACTAGTTATACGGAAGAAGAGGCCCTGCGCTTGTGCGATGGTCTCTATGCCGGGGTTGAGGTGGCCGGCTCGCCCTTCCCGAAGATCAACGAACTGGGGCCCACGGTTACCGCCTCCGATTTCGGCAACAATTTCGGCGAAATCCTGGGGCCGCGCCTGCTGGAAATCGATTCCGACACCACACTCGATACGGTGCGGCCCGAGGCTCTGAAAAACTACAGGTCGAAGACCGAGATCGACGGCCAGGTGGTAGGCGTTGGCGGGTTGTTCGTCATGCCGGGCGGGCCTTTTCAGGCCCTGGCCTGGCTGGCGGGTCACCTGGCCGTCCGCGGCCGTCCGCTGACACGCGGCCTGCTGATCTCGACCGGCCAGACCACCGGTGTCCATCGCATCCTGCCGGGGCAGACCTCGGTTATTACCTTCAGCGGTGTCGCGGATGTGGTAATAGAGCTGAAGACGGTGCCGCTTACCGTCGGCGCGCCAGAAATCGCCTAA